Genomic DNA from Schistocerca gregaria isolate iqSchGreg1 chromosome 4, iqSchGreg1.2, whole genome shotgun sequence:
cacacgaccgtctttttcgaaacccatgctgattcgtacagagtagatttctagtctcaagaaaagtcattatactcgaatataatacgtgttccaaaattctacaactgatcgacgttagggatataggtctatagttctgcacatctgttcgacgtcccttcttgaaaacggggatgacctgtgcccttttccaatcctttggaacgcttcgctcttctagagacctacggtacactgctgcaagaagggaggcaacttccttcgcgtactctctgtaaaatcgaactggtatcccatcaggaccagtggcctttcctcttttgagcaattttaatcgtttctctatccctctgtcgtctatttcgatatctaccattttgtcaactgtgtgacaatctagagaaggaagcacagtgcagtcttcctctgtgaaacagctttggaagaagacatttagtatttcggcctttagtctgtcatcctctgtttcagtaccattttggtcacagagtgtctggacattttgttttgatccacctaccgctttgacataggaccaaaatttcttaggattttctgccaagtcagtacatagaactttactttcgaattcattgaaagcctctcgcatagccctcctcacactaaatttctcttcgcgtaatttttgtttgtctgcaaggctttggctatgtttatgtttgctgtgaagttccctttgcttccgcagcagttttctaactcggttgttgtaccatggtggctctttcccatctcttacgatcttgcttggcacatactcatctaacgcatattgtacgatggttttgaactttgtccactgatcctcaacactatctgtacttgagacaaaacttttgtgttgagccgtcaggtactctgtaatctgctttttgtcacttttgctaaacagaaaaatcttcctaccttttttaatatttctatttacggatgaaatcatcgatgcagtaaccgctttatgatcgctgattccctgttctgcattaactgatattaatagtttgggtctgtttgtcaccagaaggtctaatgtgttatagccacgagtcggttctctgtttaactgctcaaggtagttttcaggtaaagcacttaaaaaaatttcactggattctttgtccctgccacccgttatgaacatttgagtctcccagtctatatccggcaaattaaaatctccacccagaactataacatggtggggaaatctactcgaaatattctccaaattattcttcaggtgctgagccacaacagctgctgagcccgggggcctatagagacatccaattaccatgtcttagcctgctttaactgtgaccttcacccaaatcatttcacatttcggatctctgtcaatttccttcgatactattggacttcttatcactataaacacgcctcccgcttcactgtccagcctgtctctgtggcatacattccagtctgagtttaggatttcattactgtttacatgtggtttcagctaactttctgtccctagtactatatgggcgttgtgaccgtttattaatgagagcagttctgggacctttctatagacgctcctgcagtttactattagcacattaatattgttattccctgttgcattttgcctactcctgccttgccgcgtctcaggaggcatcttgtagggcctagggatggaattctctaacctaaaaaaccccatgtgcactccacacgtactctgctaccctcgtagccacttccggcatgtagtgcacgcctgacctattcagggggaccctacatttctccacccgatagcggaggtcaagaaatttgcaccccagctctccgcagaatcgtcagagcctctggtttaagccttccactcggctccaaaccagaggaccgcgatcagttctgggaacaatactacaaatagttatctctgattccaccccgcgagcgaggctttccgccttcaccaactccgccaaccgcctgtccgaactgaggatgacctctgaacccagacggcaggagtcattggtctatcgccgccggtagggccttctacacatctcggatgagaccccccggcaagcagacagagtgaacactggccttcttccccgacctttccgctatttccctaaggggctccatcacccgcctaacgttggagctcccaataactaataaacccctccccccatgtgcctgctctgaccttgctgaaggaacagccacacgtccactcacaggcagagcgggcgacgccatatggccagcctccacattgaccctccgcctcgtgcgccgcgaacgccgctgaacccgccattccccttggggagagggtggcccaaccacgcccggtacccgcgaagatgtctcaacagcagggacagtgggtgaagcatgtaacacctggggtgtaccttgcaacgcaccacactccccactgccgctacactccgaggcagcagcctgaagatggctgactgcggccatcaacacgctcagcttttcgtgaagagtggccagctcctcctgcctccgtacacagcagtcacacatcctatccatcataAGGAATGAAttaactgaagagacttaatcaacttttaactagactgctaattcactaaaggtggctgattattgactaaactgtgattgctaaccacttcttgtagaaaacaatgaaaatagcactacctgtctgtggactgtattcaaaacaaacactagcactactggcactgtggctgactaaagggactctctctgactgtattcaaaacaaacatgaaatctatggaacactattactagcactcgacaattaaagcttcctaaaagcaaaaacacacagaagaagaagtgtcaagtaagaaaaatacagttaatagttgaattaaggtagcttgctgcacagcagacatgaagcagacggcggttaggccaTCTTCCATATGAGAATTGATAACTGTTGATAAAGGTGATGCAATTTTATGTAAACATTTCTTAAGAGTGTCCAGACTAAGACCATCATATCCTGCTGCATGGGAATTCTTTAAGCTactcactattttaattatttcttctttacttgttgacatcaaaaatatacttcctgacactggtcttcttctgaatttgtatttatggtttttaaactgattgtttatgctggagccaacagaagcaaagtaattgttaaatagatCTACTATCTTATTCTGATCAGTTACTATTGTGCCATTTATCAGCAAGTGTTTTTCAGTTGTATGTTTCCCAGATTTACCTATTTCTCTATTTACTAGTGACCATGATGTTTTGGAGATATTATTTGAGTTCTGAATGACACTTTCAGaatgtttctgtttttctgaaATTAGGAGGTCTATATAGTATTTCCAATACTTTTTGaactcttctttttattttttattgctcaaGTCATTTAACATAGCATACTCATACCATTTTAGTTTTTCACTAGTCTCAGTGACTGAACTTGGTATCCCATTTTGGGTTACAGCATCTGACTgaattctctttttttatttatggaCAGGCTTAGTTAAGAATGTAGAATAGTTCACTTGAGAATTTGCCATAACTATGAAGTGTCCTTAGAACACTGTTCCAATCCACATTCCTTAGCATATTATTCAACTGAGTTATATTTtggtctgtattcatcctaatataTCTTTAGCAACTGTGTGTAGGAACCTTTTTTATGTGCACACTTAGTTCTACTGCATGGTGGTCTGACAAAGCACTTATAATAACAGAAGATGTAAGATCGTAAAGACGAATACCAGTGATTATGTTATCTATTGCAGACTGGCATGTTTCAGTCTCCCTGGTTGCAGTGTTTATCaggtatcttacattatattcaagcAGAGTATTCTTGAATAGTCTAGTGTGTAACTTATCTGCTAATACATTTATGTTGAAATCTCCTATAATTACTAACTTGTTCAGGTGTGATATAAAAACATTctctatcatgtcacaaaactttgtTAAGAAAACTTCGAAGTTTCCACGTGGTGGTCTatataaacatataacataaatttcatcatttggACAGATATACTTGTAAGATGTAAGATTCTATCACATTACTGGTGGAATAAGAAGAGGTAAGATGGACTGGCTAAATGTAAAAAACCTGAAATGAAGTCCCAGGACGTAGTCCTCCGTGAATCCTGCATTAACAACCTATTTGAATTTTGGACTTCAGTGATAGGCTTTGAAATGTACAAGGTAACAGATATGACAGTCTGTATGCCGCCAAGATGAAACTTTTTTTACGCTTCTGATCAAGGGCACCTAGAGTAAATCACATCTAGCTTTGGTCTGACTCCCTAAGGAACAATAAAAACAAGAATAGAAGTACACGGTGGAACTGCAAGTGTGGATTTGTTTCTACGTCATTCTGTCTTTAGTGAAATAAATGTGAGCTCCCTAAAAAAATGGTTTATCTGACCGTTATTGTCAAATGTCAGCAATAACACATCCCCATCATGGTGTGTTCCTTCTCATAATTGAATATAGAGAATGTGATATAATTAGTAATACTTGTTGCTGCAGCTGCACGTTGATAACTGATCACTGCATTTATTCCAGCAAGTCTGTTACTCATGATAATGTTTTAACATAATTCAATTTAATTTCAGATGACACATTAATTGATATTTTGGGTTGATATATTTTTCAGCCTGGATGTactgaaattttgaatatttttgtctGTCCCCGCACACTTGGTGCTACAGAGCATACTCTTGTATGCAGTATTAAGAATAATCCAGTACCTGTGTTTGTAAAGGTAAGGGAATATTTACCATGTAGCATATGTTAATAAGATAAAGTGTTCCTCTGTAAGTGATATTGAAGATTCTTTTCCACATCCTGTGTACTATACTTGGTTTGTAGCTCATTATTATAATATAAATGCACCCTGTTCTATGTTTTGTTGATACTTGTTGTCAACAAAAAATTAAAGATAGAAGCGAATCAAATTTTCGGAACCAACTAATCTGGTAGAAAGAATTCTCTGTAGATGTCTATACCATTAAAATGCAGTCATTTTAGTTATGTAATATTGTGATCGTTAGCTATAgctgaatagaggaagtacaaatGTGTGAATTATAGAAACAAGAATAATAAGCATTTAACTAGCATTTCTTTCACccataaagtgaagaagaatgctattcaggtagattttttaaatgtgGAGTTAGATATATGGTTTCTGCAATGTTTATTAGTgtcaaaaaataaaacacagttcaaGTTACAGCTTATTTCTTCAACAAAACTAATAATGAGCTCAGACTCTTAGGACTGGTGAGGCCATTGTGCCCTGTCTGCAAAAGACTCATTCAAAAACAGTGGagtaaagaaattatttatttattttgtccatCACATCGTACATGTACAAGATGTGGAAGGATATTGGACAAAATGAAGATTTTTAGAACAAAACTTCATTTTACAATACTTGATACTAATTTTATGTCATAAATTATACAACACTGCTGAGCAAGTTAGATTATGTGTGATAATACAATAATAACAGAGCACAGCACAGCTCATCAGACTAGATTACAATTAAAAGACTTAGTAAACTGCACATGCACAgttccaaaaattaaaaataaaacacaaaaacataaCAGCACAATTCATATCAGTTATAtaatattacattaaacttacacatACTCTAGTACAGCAACAATGTAGACGAAGAGTACAAGAGCTCTTAGGACAAATTCGATTGTAGATATTCACCAATAGAATATAAAGGATGCTAaagtaagattttttaaatttattcctaAATGTATTTCTGTTTCCCCTAATTGATGGTAGTAATTTATGGTAAAGCACACTGCCCATATTTCTAACACCAAGCAAACTTTTAGTCTCTCTTTAGGTGAATGTCTGCACTGGTGCAGGTATTATGATTGTGAATAGATTTGTTGgtctgaaacaaatgaaaattattattaacaaaactcATAATTTCTAATATATGAATGCAGGGAAAAGGCAGTATTTTCAGTTCCCTGAAAATAGAGCCAATTTTCTATCACAAAAAATTTTCCAAACACTTACCCCCAAAATGGGACACTGTACAAGAGAACTGAGTTTACTagagcaaaatatatttttttttagggTAGAGATATCACAGAACAGACAAAGAATACGAAAAGCATAGCAGAGATGACTCATCTATGAtaatgatggaagcagaagaactgacttaaaatttgtgccatggccagGACTCAAAACTggatcttcttgcttactaggcaaaaatcctaactattacatcaacgcaGCACTATGGTCAACACTCCTGTGGTGAAGCAATGGCTAGCAGTTCTGCCCTATAAGCAAGAAAAGCTGGGTTTCAGTGCCGCCCCCTTCACAAATTTTAACCCACTTCTTCTGCTTCCATCATGATCACAGATAAAGAtgatacttaaatgtctcagggcaAACTTTAATTATAAGATCAcctatggtacaggactttcccattAAGTCCAATGTTGGGGTGCTGttccaatgccggagagccctGGCAAATAGTGACAATATAGGTCAAAAAATAAGCTGAAGACATGTACTGAAGTTTGTATTGGGGAGGGCATTGACTTGGCTGGTTTGTAAAGCAGTGTTGATagtagtgctgtggtggtgtaatggttagcatttctgtttGGTAAGGAAGAAGACCTGGGTCTGAGTCCTGTGtgtagcacaaattttaagtcaCTTCTTCTGCTTTCATCATTATTGCAGATAAACATGAGACTTAAATACCTGagggaaaacttttaattataaggTCCAAGAGATGACTCAATTTCTTTAATAGCTTCTCTCTATGAATATTCCACTGTATGTTGTGGCCCATTCAAACATCAAGAAATTTCATCTCATTGAGTTGCTCTGTTGCTTCATTGTCAATTAGTATGGGTTTCATGAATTTTGGGTGATTTTTGGAGGAATTGAAAAGCATATGAgcagttttgcttttgtttcatactaGTTCATTTTTGTGTACCAAAAA
This window encodes:
- the LOC126267856 gene encoding uncharacterized protein LOC126267856, which translates into the protein MNTDQNITQLNNMLRNVDWNSVLRTLHSYGKFSKKQKHSESVIQNSNNISKTSWSLVNREIGKSGKHTTEKHLLINGTIVTDQNKIVDLFNNYFASVGSSINNQFKNHKYKFRRRPVSGSIFLMSTSKEEIIKIVSSLKNSHAAGYDGLSLDTLKKCLHKIASPLSTVINSHMEDGLTAKVIYIRIWNFLVCKKVISKGQYWFVKGSSTITAASNLIGGVTQAIDNKEHVCGIFLDIQKAFDCVDMTILLDKLWKYGIRGTAHNLMKSYLTNRKQFVSISTAEGAYKSNTTDINFVKIEVFQHHKDDRSSSGFSTAITSPFTVKFQKSVGLDAFVPFMS